The sequence AATGCGAATGGTGACTATCGAACCTGGAGGGGTCATCGGCCCGATTCACGACCATAAAGACAGGCCGAGCATGGTCTACATGCTGCAAGGAACGATCACTGACCACCGAAATGGAGTGGCTAAGGAGTATGGGCCG comes from Anaerolineales bacterium and encodes:
- a CDS encoding cupin domain-containing protein — its product is MRMVTIEPGGVIGPIHDHKDRPSMVYMLQGTITDHRNGVAKEYGPAVGWPEDKNTTHWFENRGTTPAAEISVDMVRQQ